The following are from one region of the Aequoribacter fuscus genome:
- the birA gene encoding bifunctional biotin--[acetyl-CoA-carboxylase] ligase/biotin operon repressor BirA: MNTQLLQVLADGEWHSGQALADAAGVSRVAIWKQLQKLQEAGIALEAVKSVGHRIVGGLDLLTDNDVLGAVNDTAKSLIGELQVLQQIDSTNRLCQEAMSDRAIPGKAIVVSAEQQTAGRGRRGKAWVSPYARNMYLSVGWQVQGGAAALQGLSLAIGVAVVRALEDLGVATAQLKWPNDIVVEQQKLGGILIELTGDMAGPCSVVVGMGLNVNMPEYAQDGIDQAWTDVYQQGVKPSRAELIASVLNHVLPLLQHWEERGFAPWREAWQALDAYRDQPVNILMGDARIAGTERGVDRDGAIQIETTLGLQSFHGGEVSLRPQA; encoded by the coding sequence GTGAATACGCAATTATTACAGGTTTTAGCCGACGGCGAGTGGCATTCGGGACAGGCTTTGGCGGACGCTGCGGGCGTTAGCCGAGTCGCCATATGGAAGCAGCTGCAAAAGTTACAAGAAGCGGGCATAGCTTTAGAGGCGGTGAAAAGTGTTGGGCACCGCATTGTCGGCGGTTTGGATTTGCTAACGGATAACGACGTACTGGGCGCTGTTAACGACACAGCCAAAAGCCTGATTGGCGAGCTCCAGGTGCTACAGCAAATCGACTCGACCAATCGCCTCTGCCAAGAGGCGATGAGCGACCGCGCAATTCCCGGTAAAGCCATTGTCGTTAGCGCCGAGCAGCAAACGGCGGGTCGCGGTCGACGCGGCAAAGCCTGGGTTAGCCCCTACGCGCGCAACATGTATTTGTCGGTGGGTTGGCAGGTGCAGGGTGGTGCCGCCGCTTTGCAGGGGTTGTCTTTGGCGATAGGCGTTGCCGTTGTGCGGGCTCTAGAGGATTTAGGTGTAGCGACCGCGCAGCTGAAGTGGCCCAACGATATTGTGGTCGAGCAGCAAAAGCTAGGTGGCATTTTAATTGAGTTAACCGGTGATATGGCGGGCCCATGCTCCGTCGTGGTGGGCATGGGCTTAAACGTCAACATGCCTGAATATGCGCAAGACGGAATTGATCAAGCCTGGACCGATGTGTATCAGCAGGGCGTCAAACCCTCGCGCGCAGAGCTGATTGCCAGTGTGTTAAATCATGTATTGCCCTTGCTCCAACACTGGGAGGAGCGCGGCTTTGCACCTTGGCGGGAAGCTTGGCAAGCGCTCGATGCCTACCGTGACCAGCCAGTGAATATACTGATGGGTGATGCGCGCATAGCGGGCACCGAGCGGGGTGTGGACCGCGACGGCGCGATTCAAATCGAAACAACGCTGGGGCTGCAGAGCTTTCATGGCGGCGAGGTGAGTTTGCGGCCTCAAGCCTAG
- a CDS encoding addiction module antidote protein — MPKSYHSDELESFDITEYLQSKEAVAEYLSLVLHDGDTDELLRAIGHVARARGMAKIANTTGLGRESLYKALVPGAKPRFETIMAVLKALDIELQAVCIR; from the coding sequence ATGCCCAAGAGTTATCATAGCGACGAACTAGAATCTTTTGATATAACCGAGTACCTCCAATCTAAAGAGGCTGTTGCTGAGTACTTGAGTTTGGTGCTACACGACGGCGATACCGACGAGCTCTTGCGCGCGATCGGGCACGTCGCCAGAGCCAGAGGCATGGCTAAGATCGCCAATACGACAGGTTTGGGTCGGGAATCGCTTTATAAGGCACTGGTGCCTGGTGCGAAGCCAAGATTTGAGACGATAATGGCGGTGTTGAAGGCCCTGGATATTGAGCTGCAAGCAGTTTGTATTCGCTGA
- a CDS encoding ACT domain-containing protein, with amino-acid sequence MTGETNLATLLKSMAPSLLAGEYVFVSFAHAQYGDHANLQPIAMVREVEGMTLVVPRDVADEHGLEYHAVFCCITLTVHSSLEAVGLTAAMSAQLARRDISANVVAGYYHDHIFVPAHLAQQALVALTELG; translated from the coding sequence ATGACGGGGGAAACCAACCTAGCGACTTTACTGAAATCCATGGCGCCTAGCCTGCTTGCTGGCGAGTACGTATTTGTATCTTTTGCCCATGCGCAGTATGGGGATCACGCAAATCTCCAGCCTATCGCGATGGTACGTGAGGTCGAGGGCATGACTTTGGTTGTGCCCAGAGACGTAGCCGATGAGCATGGCTTGGAGTACCACGCGGTGTTTTGTTGTATTACCTTGACCGTGCACTCCAGCCTCGAAGCGGTAGGTTTAACGGCCGCGATGTCAGCTCAGTTAGCACGCCGTGACATCAGCGCAAATGTGGTAGCAGGGTATTATCATGATCATATCTTTGTGCCGGCTCATCTTGCGCAGCAAGCGCTTGTTGCGTTGACCGAGTTGGGTTAA
- a CDS encoding TonB-dependent receptor family protein, with product MRAKALPLSIAAILASGVVTTQADEAPTAQADRAIPMPVIEVVGKRVDDAKRLTGSVVMVDREQIEAIQPLSTEDALRRVPGINIKSEEETSIVANFGIRGLSASESKSLMLEDGVPVAPGLFIGNERYFNPRIQRVENIEVLKGSASLRYGPSTIGGVVNYQTKNPQEGVLISARAGSYDMREVSIEAGATTVSGDAFMGVVATHAESDGFMNKGYDMDDVMIKAGLAINDAHTLGLKVSWYDNDANISYRGLLLDDYRKGAEYNPAPDDYFLTDRQSADVSHEWVLNSQATLKTVAYYSEVTRDYWRYSVDTAASTTAGRWVYTDALTGNNRAFERVGFESRLQLTNTWFGLDGEAEFGLRYMEEESNDTRIRATRTADRTGINDRHRVDSADDMAAYVQNRFEINDRLALTPGLRVESYEQRRVILSDNNASAKTRNTEWLPGLGATYEVNDAAQIFGGVYRAFSPAANEVALDGLQDQQLDGERSTNFEFGVRGTQGALNYEVAAFYMDFDNQVVTGNSDPNLSQSNAGQTTHAGMEASFGYVFGNGFSIDANATWVPESDFETGDYRGNRLPYAPKVLANLSLNYQRGDFSGGVLVHHRGEQYGTPDNQIALPTGAAGGIWGGRLAAYTITDAVAQYEVNSNLTVFGSVKNLMDERAITGLRQGIYVAPGRSVEMGVRIRL from the coding sequence ATGCGCGCCAAAGCTCTACCCCTTTCAATTGCTGCCATTCTTGCCAGCGGGGTCGTAACCACCCAAGCAGATGAAGCCCCCACTGCACAGGCGGATCGCGCTATTCCGATGCCGGTCATCGAGGTGGTCGGCAAGCGCGTTGACGACGCTAAGCGCTTAACCGGTTCGGTGGTAATGGTCGATCGCGAGCAAATCGAGGCTATCCAGCCGCTCTCCACTGAAGACGCATTACGCCGCGTACCCGGTATTAACATTAAAAGCGAAGAAGAAACCTCGATAGTGGCCAACTTTGGCATTCGCGGCTTATCGGCTAGCGAGTCGAAATCGCTGATGCTAGAAGACGGTGTGCCCGTCGCACCGGGTTTATTTATTGGCAACGAGCGCTATTTCAATCCACGCATCCAGCGGGTTGAAAACATAGAGGTCTTAAAAGGCTCGGCGTCCTTGCGCTATGGTCCCTCGACCATTGGCGGCGTGGTGAACTATCAAACCAAAAATCCGCAAGAAGGTGTGCTCATTAGCGCTCGTGCCGGTTCCTACGATATGCGTGAAGTGTCAATCGAGGCCGGTGCCACCACCGTCAGCGGCGATGCCTTCATGGGCGTAGTGGCCACGCATGCTGAGAGCGATGGCTTCATGAACAAAGGCTACGACATGGACGACGTCATGATCAAAGCCGGGCTGGCCATTAACGATGCGCATACACTCGGCTTAAAAGTCTCTTGGTACGACAACGACGCCAACATTTCTTATCGTGGCTTGTTGCTGGACGACTATCGCAAAGGCGCCGAGTACAACCCCGCGCCCGATGACTACTTTTTAACCGATCGCCAAAGCGCCGACGTGAGCCACGAATGGGTTCTTAACAGCCAAGCCACATTAAAAACAGTGGCTTACTACAGCGAGGTCACCCGCGACTACTGGCGCTACAGCGTCGATACTGCGGCCTCAACCACAGCGGGGCGCTGGGTGTATACCGACGCGTTAACCGGCAACAACCGCGCCTTCGAGCGCGTAGGTTTTGAATCGCGCTTACAGCTGACCAACACCTGGTTCGGCCTTGATGGTGAAGCAGAGTTTGGCCTGCGCTATATGGAAGAAGAGTCAAACGACACTCGCATTCGTGCCACGCGCACCGCCGACCGCACGGGAATTAACGACCGTCATCGCGTCGACAGCGCCGACGATATGGCCGCGTACGTACAAAACCGCTTCGAAATTAACGACCGTCTGGCCCTAACACCGGGCTTGCGTGTCGAGTCTTACGAACAGCGACGCGTTATCTTAAGTGACAACAACGCCTCGGCAAAAACCCGCAACACCGAGTGGTTACCCGGCCTTGGCGCGACCTACGAAGTGAACGATGCCGCGCAAATTTTCGGCGGCGTGTATCGCGCTTTCTCGCCTGCGGCTAATGAGGTCGCTCTGGATGGTCTGCAAGATCAACAGCTCGACGGCGAGCGCTCGACCAACTTTGAATTTGGCGTGCGCGGCACACAAGGCGCACTGAACTACGAAGTGGCGGCTTTTTACATGGACTTCGACAACCAGGTCGTAACCGGCAACTCTGACCCTAACTTATCACAAAGCAACGCCGGTCAAACGACGCATGCGGGTATGGAAGCAAGCTTCGGTTACGTGTTTGGCAATGGCTTTAGTATCGATGCCAACGCCACCTGGGTGCCAGAGTCAGACTTCGAGACCGGCGACTACCGCGGCAACCGCCTACCTTACGCTCCCAAAGTGTTGGCTAACTTAAGCCTCAACTACCAGCGCGGTGACTTTAGTGGCGGCGTATTGGTGCACCACCGCGGCGAGCAATACGGCACTCCTGACAACCAGATCGCTTTACCAACCGGTGCGGCGGGCGGCATTTGGGGCGGACGCTTAGCTGCCTACACCATTACCGATGCAGTGGCTCAGTACGAAGTTAACAGTAACTTGACCGTGTTCGGATCGGTAAAAAACCTAATGGATGAGCGCGCCATTACTGGCCTTCGCCAAGGCATCTATGTAGCGCCAGGTCGCAGTGTCGAGATGGGCGTACGTATTCGACTGTAA